GCTACGGCAACTCGGGCACGCGCTTTAAGACCTTCGCCGCGCCCGGAGCCGCGCGCGACGTGTACGAGAAGATCGAGGATGCCGCCGAAGTGCACCGGCTCAGCGGCATCGCCCCCAGCGTGGCCCTGCACATCCCCTGGGACGCGGTCAGCGACTACGGCGAGCTGCGCGCCTTCGCCGAAAGCCGCGGCGTCACCCTGGGTGCGATCAACCCCAACGTCTTCCAGGACGATCGCTACCGCCTCGGCAGCGTCACCCACCCGGACCCGGCGGTGCGCGAACAGGCACTGGCGCACCTGCTCGCCTGTGTGGAGATCCTGCGGCAGACCGGTTCGCGCGACCTCAGCCTGTGGTTCGCCGACGGCACCAACTACGCCGGGCAAGACGACCTGCGCGCCCGCAAACGGCGCCTGCGCGACGCGCTGGCGCGCGTGCACGACGCCCTGCCCGACGGGGCGCGCCTGCTGCTCGAGTACAAGCTGTTCGAACCGGCCTTTTACGCCACCGACGCTTTTGACTGGGGAGCGGCCCTGGCACACTGCGTCGCAGTCGGCGAGCGCGCGCAGGTGCTGGTGGACCTCGGGCATCACGCGCCCGGCGTGAACATCGAGCAGATCGTTGCGTTCCTGCTCGACGAGGGCCGCCTGGGCGGCTTTCACTTCAACGCGCGCCGCTACGCCGACGACGACCTGATCGTTGGCACCGCCAACCCCTTCGAGCTGTTTTGCATCTACGCCGAACTCGTGAGCGCCGAGACCGCTGCGGACCCGCTGGTGCGCGATACCGCGCGCGCGGTGGCGTACATGATCGACCAGAGCCACAACATCGAACCCAAGGTCGAAGCGATGCTGCAGAGCGTGCTGAACTGCCAAGAAGCGTATGCCAAGGCGCTGCTGATCGACCGCGAGCGCCTCGAGGAGGCCCAGCAGGCCGGGGACGTCCTCGAGGCGCACCGCACCCTGACCGACGCTTTCCGTACCGACGTGCGCCCCTTGCTCGCCGAGTGGCGCCGCGCCCGCGGCCTGCCCGAAGACCCGATCCGTGCCCACCGCGTCAGCGGCTACGCCGAGCGCGTGGCGCGTGAGCGCGGCGTAGCCGCTGCCAGCGGCGGCTTCCCGGTTCACAGCTAGCGTTCCCGCACAAC
The window above is part of the Deinobacterium chartae genome. Proteins encoded here:
- the rhaI gene encoding L-rhamnose isomerase is translated as MNTEALFSALDRQRIETPSWGYGNSGTRFKTFAAPGAARDVYEKIEDAAEVHRLSGIAPSVALHIPWDAVSDYGELRAFAESRGVTLGAINPNVFQDDRYRLGSVTHPDPAVREQALAHLLACVEILRQTGSRDLSLWFADGTNYAGQDDLRARKRRLRDALARVHDALPDGARLLLEYKLFEPAFYATDAFDWGAALAHCVAVGERAQVLVDLGHHAPGVNIEQIVAFLLDEGRLGGFHFNARRYADDDLIVGTANPFELFCIYAELVSAETAADPLVRDTARAVAYMIDQSHNIEPKVEAMLQSVLNCQEAYAKALLIDRERLEEAQQAGDVLEAHRTLTDAFRTDVRPLLAEWRRARGLPEDPIRAHRVSGYAERVARERGVAAASGGFPVHS